Within Conexibacter woesei DSM 14684, the genomic segment AACAGCACCGAGATGACCAACGCCACCGTCGTGATCGCCACTGCCCGCGTCCAGCCGCGGGTGCGTTCCATAACTCTGAACCTGAGGTTGACCCTCAGGGGCGTCTGAACCTAGACTCGCCCGTCGCAATGCGCATCCGCATCCTCCTCGCCACACTGCTGCTCCCGCTGGTCGTGTGGGTCTCGCTCCCGCTCGTCTCCAGCGCCGACCCGCAGGACGACCTCGATCGCATCGAGGGCAGAATCGACGCCAAGCGCGGGCAGCTCGACCGCGTCAGAGGCAGAGCACAGATACTCACGAGCGACATCACCGCGTTCACGCGCAGAATCGACGCGCTCCAGGGGACCGTCGACACGCTCCAGCGCAGACAGGACACGATCCAGGCGAATCTCGACGAGAAGCGCCGCGAGCTGGCGAGAACGCAGGAAGAGCTGCGCGTCACGCGCGCGCGCCTCGCGAGACTGAAGGCGCGGCTGGAGAGATCGCGCAAGATCCTCGCCGCCCGCCTCGTCGAGGTCTACAAGTCCGACGAGCCCGACATGGTCAGCGTCGTGCTCGACGCCGACGGCTTCGCGGAGCTGCTGGAGAACGGCGCCTACCTCGAGCGGATCGGCGAGCAGGACCGCCGCATCATCAGCTCGGTCAAGGACGCGAAGGCCGAGGCCGCGATAACGACGAGACGGCTCAGCGTGCTCGAGGCCAGACAGCAGGCGATCGCCGACCAGATCTACGAGCAGCGCAACGAGGTCGCGCGCGCGCGAATCGAGGTCGAGGGCAAGCGCGACGCGGTCGACCGCGTGCGCGCCGGCAAGCGCAGGCTGCTCGGCCGGATCCGCTCCCACCAGCACGAGCTGAACGAGGACATCGACGCGCTGCAGGCGCAGGAGTCGAAGATCCAGCGGCGCATCCAGGCCGCGCAGAACCCGACCTCCGGCATCGCTCCGGGGCCGATCAGAGGCGGCGGCCGCTTCATCTGGCCCGTCAACGGCCCGATCACCAGCTCGTTCGGCTGGCGCACGTCGCCCGTGACGAGATTCCACCAGGGCCTCGACATCGGCGTTCCCGAGGGCACCCCGATCCGCGCCGCCGGCAGCGGCAGCGTGATCCTCGCCGGCGTCAACGGCGGCTACGGCAACTTCACCTGCATCGACCACGGCGGCGGCGTCTCCAGCTGCTACGCGCACCAGTCCTCGATCGGCGTCGGCGTCGGTCAGAGCGTCTCGCAGGGCCAGGTCATCGGCGCGGTCGGCAACACCGGCTTCTCGTTCGGCGCCCACCTCCACTTCGAGGTGCGCATCAACGGCTCCGCCGTGCAGCCGCTGAACTACCTCGGCTGACGACCGCCGCCGCCTCGCGCACGGTACGCTCCGTCCCGTGCTGAAGGAGATCGACGTCTTTGGGCTGCAGCTGCAGACCTTCGGCATCTTCTTCGCCCTCAACTTCCTCTGTTGGGCGGCGGTGATAGCGCGACGCCTGAAGGAGATCGACAAGCCGGTCGACTGGGCGTACGAGATCCTCTTCGTGGCGCTGATCGGCGGCCTGATCGGCGCGCGCGGCTACTACCTGCTGCAGAACTCGGACGAGCTCGACGGCGACGTGCTCGGGAGCCTCTTCTCCGGCTCCGGGCTGATCTGGTACGGCGGCCTGTTCGGCGGCGTCGTCGCGGTGCTGATCTGGGCCAAGTGGCGCGACTTCGTCTCGATGAAGCTGCTCGACATGGCCGCGATAGGCCTGCCGCTCGGCTACGCGATCGGCCGCATCGGCTGCCAGATCTCCGGCGACGGCGACTACGGCAAGGACTCGACGC encodes:
- a CDS encoding prolipoprotein diacylglyceryl transferase; translated protein: MLKEIDVFGLQLQTFGIFFALNFLCWAAVIARRLKEIDKPVDWAYEILFVALIGGLIGARGYYLLQNSDELDGDVLGSLFSGSGLIWYGGLFGGVVAVLIWAKWRDFVSMKLLDMAAIGLPLGYAIGRIGCQISGDGDYGKDSTLPWAMGYPDGAVPTDPGVTVQPTPIYETLSMGLLALVLWHLRDRFKPGTLFGFYLVGAGLERFLVEFARRNDSVVGFMTAAQVESLGMLVLGVVWLLVMRARNGGDLRAEEPAPAPARRGRRRPATA
- a CDS encoding murein hydrolase activator EnvC family protein, producing the protein MRIRILLATLLLPLVVWVSLPLVSSADPQDDLDRIEGRIDAKRGQLDRVRGRAQILTSDITAFTRRIDALQGTVDTLQRRQDTIQANLDEKRRELARTQEELRVTRARLARLKARLERSRKILAARLVEVYKSDEPDMVSVVLDADGFAELLENGAYLERIGEQDRRIISSVKDAKAEAAITTRRLSVLEARQQAIADQIYEQRNEVARARIEVEGKRDAVDRVRAGKRRLLGRIRSHQHELNEDIDALQAQESKIQRRIQAAQNPTSGIAPGPIRGGGRFIWPVNGPITSSFGWRTSPVTRFHQGLDIGVPEGTPIRAAGSGSVILAGVNGGYGNFTCIDHGGGVSSCYAHQSSIGVGVGQSVSQGQVIGAVGNTGFSFGAHLHFEVRINGSAVQPLNYLG